A single Dermacentor albipictus isolate Rhodes 1998 colony chromosome 3, USDA_Dalb.pri_finalv2, whole genome shotgun sequence DNA region contains:
- the LOC135898096 gene encoding uncharacterized protein, protein MAKNMRNLRAAREYVDVVMQRLRDDVRLQEMEPSELRSTGDGSDWKLHDGTVRGLGRVSHDGRPWLVEVLPHNEGDADAPTPEERFDVAATVLVRDCEFEALYDYTGVAQQVSGKVTGKVEIVRVYMLIGHPKGPDDVPELKVFDTKEFMGLTLAKVSVGILHQKFITEATAQAVRSCIEQAMTSRVAPLLATVLKGIAFPDFT, encoded by the exons GCAACCTCCGCGCCGCGCGCGAATACGTGGACGTCGTGATGCAGCGCCTCCGCGACGACGTGCGGCTGCAAGAGATGGAGCCGAGCGAACTACGCAGCACGGGCGACGGCTCCGACTGGAAGCTCCACGACGGCACCGTCCGAGGCCTGGGCCGGGTCAGCCACGACGGCAGGCCGTGGCTGGTCGAGGTGCTGCCGCACAACGAAGGCGACGCCGACGCACCGACGCCGGAGGAGCGATTCGACGTGGCCGCCACGGTGTTGGTGCGCGACTGCGAGTTTGAAGCCTTGTACGACTACACGGGCGTCGCGCAGCAGGTCTCGGGCAAGGTCACCGGAAAAGTGGAGATCGTGCGCGTGTACATGCTCATTGGCC ACCCCAAGGGGCCAGATGATGTGCCTGAGCTGAAGGTGTTCGACACGAAGGAGTTCATGGGCCTGACGCTTGCCAAGGTGAGCGTCGGCATACTTCACCAGAAGTTCATCACAGAAGCCACCGCTCAGGCTGTGCGCAGCTGCATTGAGCAAGCGATGACATCACGTGTGGCACCGCTGCTGGCCACCGTGCTCAAAGGCAT